The Triticum aestivum cultivar Chinese Spring chromosome 7B, IWGSC CS RefSeq v2.1, whole genome shotgun sequence genome window below encodes:
- the LOC123160258 gene encoding NADH dehydrogenase [ubiquinone] iron-sulfur protein 5-B, with protein MASGWGINGNKGRCYDFWLDFSSCMSRCRQPSDCGLLREDYLECLHHSKEFQRRNRIYKEEQRQIRAAARKAKEEAEGAPAVAAHH; from the exons ATGGCGTCCGGGTGGGGCATCAACGGGAACAAGGGGCGGTGCTACGACTTCTGGCTGGACTTCAGCTCGTGCATGAGCCGCTGCCGCCAGCCCTccgactgcggcctcctccgcgAGGACTACCTCGAGTGCCTCCACCACTCCAAGGAG TTCCAACGCAGGAACAGGATCTACAAGGAGGAGCAACGTCAGATAAGAGCTGCTGCTCGCAAGGCCAAGGAGGAAGCCGAAGGAGCTCCTGCTGTTGCAGCTCACCACTAG